ATTGATCGTCAGAGTTTATCTTGGATATTCATGGATCACAGGCGGATGGGGGAAAATCACTGGAGGAGGATTTGATGCTTCCGGATTCCTGCACGGCGCGATCGGCAAAGCTTCAGGAGACCATCCTGCTGTCCAGGGCTGGTGGGCTTCTTTCCTTGAAGGATTCGCACTCCCTAACGTCGGCCTGTTCAACTTCCTTGTACCATGGGGAGAATTCCTTGTCGGAATCGCATTGATCCTTGGCATCTTCACAACATTCTCAGCTTTGATGGGGATCACCATGAACTTTGCATTCCTGCTCTCCGGAACAACCAGCACGAACCCGCAAATGGTCCTGTTGACGATCTTCCTGCTAGTAGCTGGAGCGAATGCTGGAAAGTATGGCCTTGATTACTATGTGCTGCCTTATATCCGGAAGGTCTTGAACAAGGATGATAAAAAAGAAGTTTATACAAACTAATAGATTTCCGGACCGGCAAATCCCCTGCTGATAGGGGGTTTGCTTTTTGATTTACACACGTATCTATTCAATATTTAGCTGGTACTTTTATCATAAGACCTGCACAATTCAAAGACT
This genomic window from Bacillus marinisedimentorum contains:
- a CDS encoding DoxX family protein, with amino-acid sequence MVNWLRNNNIASALLLIVRVYLGYSWITGGWGKITGGGFDASGFLHGAIGKASGDHPAVQGWWASFLEGFALPNVGLFNFLVPWGEFLVGIALILGIFTTFSALMGITMNFAFLLSGTTSTNPQMVLLTIFLLVAGANAGKYGLDYYVLPYIRKVLNKDDKKEVYTN